From the genome of Methanotorris formicicus Mc-S-70:
TGAAGGCAGTTATTTTTATCATTGATGGTTTAGGGGATAGGCCAAATAAAGAAGGCAACACCCCATTAAAAGAGGCAAATACACCAACAATGGATAAAATTGCAAAAGAAGGAATTTGTGGAATTATGAATGCTGTAGATATTGGGGTTAGGCCAGGGAGTGACACCTCACACCTCGCAATTTTAGGATACAACCCTTATGAAGTATATACTGGAAGAGGACCTTTTGAGGCATGTGGTGTTGGTATTGATGTTAAAGAAGGAGATATTGCATTTAGATGTAACTTTGCCACTGTTGATGAGAATTTTGTTGTTTTAGACAGGAGGGCAGGAAGAATCAAAGAAACTGAAGAATTAGCAAGAGAGTTGGATGGTTTGGAAATTGATGGGGTTAAAGTTATATTTAAGCAATCTGGTGGTTATAGGGCAGCACTGGTTTTAAGAGGAGATGGGTTGAGTGATAAGATAACTGATGCAGACCCTAAAAAGGAAGGTAGAAAAGTTAAAATGATTGAACCATTGGATGATTCAGAAGAGGCTAAGAGAACAGCAGAAATATTAAATAAATTATTAAAAATTGCCTATGAAAAACTAAACAACCACCCAATAAATGAAGAGAGGAGAAAGAAAGGTTTACCAGTTGCAAATATGATTTTACCAAGAGGTGCTGGAAAGGTTCCTTATGTGCAGAAGTTTGAGGAAAGATATGGATTAAAAGGGGCTTGCATTGCTGGAACAGGATTGATAAAAGGTATTGCTAAAATGGCTGGATTAGATCTTATTGAAGTAGAAGGAGCGACTGGAACACCAGAAACAAACTTTATGGGTAAGGCAAAGGCGTTAGTTGAAGCATTAAAAGAGTATGACTTTATTTTAATCAATGTTAAAGGTGCAGATGAGGCAGGACATGATGGGGATTATGAGACAAAGAAAATTGTCATTGAGAAGATTGATGAGATGCTGAAATACTTTATTGAAAATGTTGATAAAGATGAGGTTTATCTCGTATTAACTGGAGATCATTCAACACCAATAGAAGAAAAAGACCACTCAGCAGACCCAATACCAATAGTTATTTGGGGTAGAAGTGTTAGAACAGATGACGTTGAGAAGTTTGATGAATTTAGCACATATAAAGGAGGATTAGGATGGATTAAAGGTAAGTACATAATGCCCATATTGATGGACTTGATGGGATTGGCTAATAAATATGGTGCATAGACTATAAGACTCTGAGCAGTTATCTATTAATTATTTTTACAACAAAATTTAAAGTTCACATTCTATTTTTTCAATAAATTTTTTATGTGGTGATATCATGGATTATCCAAAAATATACGTCAATTTTGCGGCATACAGTGCAATAGAAAAAGGAAATTTAATCGTTAAAAAGAATGGAATTTTAAATATAAAAGATTTTGAAAAACTTGATATTGGAGAAATTGTTGACGTTTATTCAAAAAAAGGTAAATTTTTAGGTAGGGGTTTTAAAAATCCGCATGAAATAAGGATAGTAACTCTAAAAAAGGAGAAAATTGATGAAAATTATGTAAGAAATAAAATCATTGAGGCAAACAATTATAGGAAGTTTTTAGGATTTGAGGGTGCTTATAGGATGGTATATACTCAATCTGACTGGTTAAATGGGCTTGTTATTGATAAATACAATGACATATGTACTATCCAAATTTTTAACCATGGTTTTGAGTTGATGAAAGATACCATAGTGGAGACACTCTTGGATTTGGGGATTGATAGTATATATGAAAAAAGTATTGGACGGAATAGAAGAAGGGCAGGTTTAAAAGAGCAGGAAGGAATATTATGTGGAGAAAAAACAGAAACAATAATAAAAGAAGGAAATGCAAAATTTAAAGTCACATTTGAGGGGCAAAAGACAGGTTTTTTCTTAGACCAAAGAGATAATAGGTTAGAACTTGAGAGATATATAAAAGAGGGAGATAGGGTTTTAGATGTCTGCTGTTATACTGGAGGATTTGCTGTCCATGCTGCAATAAAAGGATCTGAGGTTGTTGGAATAGATTTATCAAAAAAAGCCATAGAATTGGCAAAGGAGAACATGCAGTTGAATGACATTGATGAGAGCAAATATGAGTTTAAAGTAGGGAACGCATTCAAAATTATGGAGGAGATGATTGAAGATAGGGAGGAATTTGATGTTGTTATTCTCGATCCACCTGCATTTGCTCAGTCAAAAAAAGATGTGAAAAATGCAGTTAGAGGTTACCATTTGCTAAATAGATATGGTGCAAAACTTGCAAAGAGGTTACTCGTTACATGCTCATGCTCACAACCAATTGAACCCTCAGAATTTAAAGCAGTAGCGATAGATGCGGCATTAAAGGCAAATAAATGGATTAGACAGATAGGATCTTACAGAACTCAATCTGCAGATCATCCAATAACATCAAAGGGAACTGAATACTTAAAATGTTTATTTTTTAAGGTAGATGAGTTCTAATTAACTAACCGTGATTACCTTTACTCCCATAAAACAACAATCCATAATACTACAGAATTAAAAAACTTAAATATAACAAACTAAAAAATAAAAATAGAATACAAAAAATATTATCCTTTAATGGGGATTAAGATATTAAATATAATATTAAATTAATTATAAAACTTTAAGTTATTTAACTCCTTTGGTCATAAATTCTTTGTGGTGATATTTATGTTTTTTAAAAAACTATCAACAATTGAGAGGATATACAACATTGGGTTGGAGTTGGAACATTTGGATGAGATATTCGAAAAAATAACCAAATTTTTAATAGAGTTTGAGGAAGACATAATAAAAACCTACGCCTCAAGTGTCTTAAATGAGATAACAGTAGAGAACATAATGACAAAAGACGTTTTAACAGTTCCAGAAGATATGAACTTGGAAAAATTTGAAAAACATATTAGAGAACATAAGCATTTGGGTTATCCTGTTGTTGATGAGAATGATAATATCCTTGGTATTGTAACCTTCAATGATTTAAAAAAGATTGGAAAGGAGTTATTTAAAAAATTTAAAGTTAAAGATGTGATGACCCCTGAGAGTAAGTTGGTAACCGTCTCTCCAAAAACAAGTGCAGCAGACGTCCAAAAAATTATGTGGAAAAATGATATTGGAAGGATTTTAGTTGTTGATGATAAAAACAATTTACTTGGAATTGTAACAAAAAGTGATTTATTGAGGGCATCAGTAATTTTACTCAACGAAATGCCAAAAATAACAGAATGCAAACACATAACAAACTTTTATTTTTACGATAGGGATGCATCAAAGATAAATAAACTTGCCGATGATATGGTTGTATTGCTTGGTGCGAGGGGGTATATTGTCTCAGAAAAAGAGGGGTATATTGAGATATTGACAAGAGATTGGGAACCACTTGCAAAAATAATGAAGAGTAAAAATAAGATAGAGCATATAACTATAACAACAAAAACTTTAAACCTAATAGATGAGAAGATAGCCAAAGAGGTCATAAACCTCATTGAAAAATATGCATTTGAGGAAATTATAATAACTGATCACATCACACTAATTAATGAGAGATCTTCTATTATTAGGGTAATAACTGATATAACATCATTCAGAGATAGCAAAAAAACCTTTGGAACTGTAACTATTAGAATAGATTTCTAAAACTTAAAAATATGAGGTGGTAAGATAAAGGTTCTTGGAATAGATGTGTCTGGGAGGCATGATGTGTATGGGAAATTTCTAAGGCTCTATGCAGGAATTTTGGCTGAGATATCAGCAGATAGGGTAATACATGTTGAAAAGATAGAGGTGTATTACTCAGAAAGTTCAACACAAACGCCAAAGGATATAATAAAAGAGGTTAAAGAATTAATGGGTAAAATAAAAGGAAACTACGACTACATAGTTTGTGAGAAGGGGGAATTTTTTAAAATCCCAAAAGAACACGTTTCAAGTTTGTTGGGAAAGGAAGTTATTCATCCAAAAACTTTGGGGGAATTGGAGTTGGTGAATATTGCCCATCATGTTTCTTACTCATGTAGAAAATTATTGTTAAGGGAGTTAGAATTAAACAATTTGGAATCAAAATGAAAAGGTTATTTTGGTGGAAAAATGTATGAAATTGTTAGATATGAAGGAGGAGTATATAAGAATAATATTTTAAAGGAATGGATTGAAGATATAGGTGGCTTTGTTATTCAGGAGCATGTCATGCAGTTGGATGTTTATATGACCGTTGCTTTGCCTCAAAGTGAGATTGAGGCATTTAAAGAAGAGGCTAAGAAATATAAGGGAAAGGTTGTTGAGACGCCATTGGCAGGGATTGAGATAGCAGTTGTTGCCCCAAGTTTGTCAAGGCACCACCTTCCACACACCGCATGTGATATATCAGAATACGTTAGGAGATTTGGGGCAAAGCCAAATATGATAGGTCTTGCACACGGAGCAGGAAAAAATATAAGTAGAATTAGCGAGAGAGAGAAGAAACTCATAGAAGAGCATGATGTTGCAATATACGTAATGGGTAATTTTGAAAATTGCATAAAAGACAAAACCCATTTATTTGATGTAGATATTCCGGTAGTTGTAACTGGAGGACCGGAAGAGTTGGATATCCCTTACCCGTATGTTGGAAACTTGGGAAGGAGGGCACATAGGTTGAGACACGGGGAAGAGACCAGGGCATTGAGAAAGATGGTAGATGTTGTTACAGATTTGATAAATGAAAGAAGGAGAGAACTCTCCTACGACCCCCCAATTGTGCCACCAGTTGTTGTTAAGGATGAGATTGAAAAGAGGGTTGAGGAGGTATTTAACATACTTTCTCCAATGCCTATTGTTACGCAACTTGATGGTTTGAGGATTAAGATGGATTATGATAAATACAAGGATAAAATTGCAAATGTTAAAGTAGGGAATTACGTTTTAAAAGATATTGCATATATAACAAGGTCTATGATGAAGAACTACATTCTTGTAAAGATAAAACCAAAATCAGAAGTTGAATTTGAATTAAACAAATAATTGGAGGGAAATTTATGGAAGATATGGATAATCAAATAATAGAAATGCCAATACCTCCCGGATTACCACAATCCATTATTGCCAGATTGTTAGAGATGTGCAATGTTAAGTTTGATATTAGGACGGATGAAATTCACGATGTGAAGTATCCTGTTTTATGTGGGACTTTGGAGGATTTAAAAATAGCAAAGGAATATTTGGAGTTGACCACAGAAACAAAATTGGCGTTGAGGGAAATAGCAAGATTGGCAAGAAAATTCAAAACAAAAGTTAAACTATACACTAACGATGATGAATACAAATACATCTTAGAGATTATTGCAAACGACATAGCAAACAAAGATAAGATTGAAGTTGTTGAAAAAGAACCAGAAGGGGAATATGAAACCGTAAAGGTTCTTGATAAGGAAATTAAGGTTTATATTTAATATTATGTTTTTTTATATATGTTTTTTAATATTATTCAGATGAAACTCTTTTTATAACGCAATAAGGTTAGGATGGAAAATATGATTGGGATTAGGAGATTCAGATTGGAGGATTTGGACAGGGTTGAGGAGATAGAAAAGCAATCATTTAAAAAAATATATCCACGTTTTTTATTGATTCACCTATACACAAACTTTCCAGATGGATTTATTGTTGCTGAAATTGATGGTCATATTGTTGGTTATATTATAGGCACGATTGAATGGGGAAATGGTCATATAATTTCAATTGCAGTGGATAGAAAATTTAGAAACAGGGGAATAGGATCAATATTGATTGAATATTTAGAAAAGTACTTTTTTGAGAGATGCAATGTTAAATACATTGTTTTGGAGGTTAGAGTTAGCAATAAAAAAGCGAGGATGTTTTATTATAAGAGAGGTTATGTTGATAAGAGATTTCTCCCAAAGTACTACGATGATGGAGAGGATGCTATTTTGATGGTAAAGAAAAGAAAGGACTTAAAAACAAACTATCCAATAACCATAAGTATGTGGTGAAAAGATGAATATAATTCCTGCAGTTGATATAAAAGACCAAAAATGTGTTCAACTTATACAGGGGGATCCAAGCAAAAAACATATCGAATTAGACAATCCTGTAGAAGTTGCAAAGAGATGGGAAGAGGAAGGAGCAAAGATGTTACATTTGGTAGATTTAGATGGAGCGTTTGAAGGAAAAAGAAAAAACAGAGAAATTTTAAAGAAAATTATAGAAGAGGTAAATATCCCAGTGGAAATTGGTGGAGGGATTAGAACTATTGAGGATGCAATGGAATTAATAAACATTGGTGCTGAAAGAATAATCATTGGAACTATTGCAATTCAAAATCCAAATTTTGTTGAAGAACTTTCAAAAAGATTGGATAGTAAGAAAATCATGGTTGCGTTGGATGCAAAAGATGGATATGTTGTTATAAAGGGATGGAAGGAAAAAACAAAATACACTCCAGTAGAGATTGGGAAAATTTTGCAGGAGAAAGGTGCTGGGAGTATTTTGTTTACAAATGTAAATGTTGAAGGGCTTTTGAAGGGAATTGATGTAAATCCAATTAAGGAGTTGGTAGATTCATTGGATATCCCAGTTGTTGCTTCTGGTGGGGTTACATCTATTGATGATTTAATAAAGTTGAAAGATTGTGGGGTTGAAGGAGTTGTAATCGGTTCTGCATTGTATAAGGGGTTGATAGATTTAAAAGAGGCTATAAAGGTTGTTGAAGGTAGGTAATCATTTTATTTTTTAAATATTTAAATCTGTTATATCATTTTCGAAAATCCTAAATAAGATATATTATAAAAAGATAGGTCTTAACAAATTATCATTATGGTGGTTGCATGGATGAGGATAGTTTTAACTCTAAGAAAAATAAGATCGTATCTGTTGGGCATATAGCATTGGATTATATATTCAACGTTGAGAAATTCCCAGAACCAAATACATCCATTCAAATTCCATCTGCAAGGAAATACTATGGTGGAGCGGCATGTAATGTTGCCGTTGGTGTGGCAAAACTTGGATTATCCTCTGGCATTGTATCGTGTGTTGGCTATGACTTCAAAAATTCTGGATACGAGAGATACTTAAAAAACTTCGGTGTTGATATTTCCCAAATCTACCACTCGGAGGAAGAAGAAACTCCAAAGGCATGGATATTTACAGATAAGGACAACAACCAAATAACATTCTTCCTTTGGGGAGCAGCAAAACATTACAAAGAACTAAATCCACCATTATTCGGATCAGAAATTGTCCATTTAGCCACTGGAGACCCAAAGTTTAATGTAAAATGCGCAGAAAAAGCGAAAAAAAATAATATATTGGTATCTTTTGACCCTGGGCAGGATTTGCCATTATATGACAAAGAAACCATGGAAAAAGTTATAGAAAACACTAATTTTTTATTTATGAATAAACATGAGTTTGAGAGAATTTTAAAGTTATTAAACACTAATTTGGAGAGTTTGATGAATAAGGTTGACGTTTTGGTTGTAACCCATGGTAAAGATGGGAGTATAATATATACAAAAGATGAAGAAATAAAAATTCCAAGTATTAAAGCAAAGAAAGTTGTTGACCCAACAGGTGCTGGAGACAGTTATAGAGCAGGATTTTTAACAGGTTATGTAAGAGGGTATAACTTAAAAGAGTGTGGATTAATTGGTTCCTGCGTGGCATCATTTGTTATTGAAAAAAAAGGCTGTCAAACAAACCTGCCATCATGGGATGATGTTGTTGAACGATTAAAAAGAGAGGGCTATGTATTGGAATTCTAACTATGTGAAATAATATTAAATTTAAATCTGAAACCTTTGTTTTATTATTTAAAAATAACTTTAATTTTAAATAGTTTTTATTTTAAAAATTTAACTTCAATATGGAGGAATAACCATGAGTGATATCGTTCAAAGAATAAATCAATTAAAAAAAGAGAAAAATGCGATAATATTGGCCCACAACTACCAACCAGAAGAAATTCAGAGGATTGCGGATTTCGTGGGAGATTCTTTGGAACTCTGTATAAAAGCGAAGGAAACAAGGGCAGATATAATAGTATTTTGCGGAGTAGATTTCATGGCGGAAACAGCGAAAATCCTAAACAGCGATAAAAAAGTTCTCATTCCAGAAATTAAAGACATTGAGTGTCCAATGGCTCATCAGTTGCCAGCAGATGTGGTGAAAAAAGCAAAAGAAAAGCATCCTGATGCGATGGTTGTTGTTTACGTTAATACACTCGCTGAAACTAAGGCTCTCGCTGATGCAACGTGCACTTCAGCAAATGCGGATAAGGTGGTTAACTTCCTCGATTGTGAGAAGGTTTTATTCGGTCCAGATAGAAACCTCGCTTACTTCGTTTCAAAAAGAACGGATAAGAAGATTATCCCAATCCCTGAGGATGGACATTGTTATGTACATAAGAAGTTCACTCTTGAAGATGTTAAGAGAGTTAGGAAGGAATATCCTAATGCAGAACTCCTCGTGCATCCTGAGTGTAATCCAGAGGTTCAGGATTCTGCAGACTATATTTTAAGTACAAGTGGAATGATAAGACATGTTCTAAACTCTGATAAGAAAAAGTTTATTATCGGTACTGAGGTTGAGTTGATTACAAGGATAAAACTCGAACTTGAGAAAACTGGGGAAGAGAAGGTACTAATTCCATTAAGAGAAGATGCTATCTGCGACCCTATGAAGAGGATAACGTTAGAGAAGGTTGAAAGATGTTTAAAAGAGGAGAAGTATGAGATAACCCTCGACGAAGAGATTATTAAAAAAGCAAGAGTTGCAATAGAGAGGATGCTGAGTGCAAAATTATAAAAATTATTAATTATGCATTATTTGGAATTTTATTCATATTTTCCCCAATCCGTGAGAGTATGGAGGAAATTATAAAAGAAATAAGATTAAATACATCAAAGAAAGCGTTAAAATTGATAAAAGAAAAAAATTTGATAGATTTGGATGTATATGACAATTTGATGAATTTGTTGAATAGAAGGATTAAGGGCGAGAAGTTTTACAGATTTGATGTGAGGCATAAACCTACATGCGTTGTAGCATTTAGTGGTGGAGTTGATAGTTCTGCCTCTGCAATAATCTCAAAAAGTATTTTTGATGTTGTTGGGGTTACCGTGTACTCAAAATACATCATGCATGAAGAGGTTAAAAACCATATAAAAAACCTCTCAAAAAAATTAGATATAAAGCATGAATTTATAGATATTAATATGGATGAGATTGCTAAAGATGTTGAAGATGGAAGATACCACCCGTGTGGGAGATGTCATAAGGCAGTTGAAGAGGCGGTTATAAATTATGCGAAAAATAAAGGCATTAAATTTGTAATCTTTGGAGATCTACTGTCTGTTGGGTATTTGTCAATTATCCCAATGGATGATGGGTTAATAAGGATAAATATGCCTGCCTTCCTATCCCTAACAAAGAATGAAAACAGGAAAATTTTAAGACAGAATAACATAGAAATAAAACTCCCATACGGTTGCCCATTGGTAAAAAAAGCACATAAACATAGGCACATGAAGAAATTCACAATCCAAAGAATTTTGAGGGAGGTTAGAGCACAGGTTGTAGACAAAGATGAAGGGTTAAAAAACATTTTGGATATACTTAATCTATGACTTATCATTCACCGCAAAATTTCTTTTTGGTGTTTAAAATGGATGCATTAGTTGATTTAATATATAAAACTGAAAATAATAGGGCAATTATTTATCTTTATTTGATTCAGAAGATATTGAAGGACGAGAATTTTAAACCTTATTTTTATGTTGAGTTAAATAACAACAATATTGAAAAAATTGAGGAATTTTTAAAAAAGAACAATCTTTCCCATTACG
Proteins encoded in this window:
- a CDS encoding class I SAM-dependent rRNA methyltransferase codes for the protein MDYPKIYVNFAAYSAIEKGNLIVKKNGILNIKDFEKLDIGEIVDVYSKKGKFLGRGFKNPHEIRIVTLKKEKIDENYVRNKIIEANNYRKFLGFEGAYRMVYTQSDWLNGLVIDKYNDICTIQIFNHGFELMKDTIVETLLDLGIDSIYEKSIGRNRRRAGLKEQEGILCGEKTETIIKEGNAKFKVTFEGQKTGFFLDQRDNRLELERYIKEGDRVLDVCCYTGGFAVHAAIKGSEVVGIDLSKKAIELAKENMQLNDIDESKYEFKVGNAFKIMEEMIEDREEFDVVILDPPAFAQSKKDVKNAVRGYHLLNRYGAKLAKRLLVTCSCSQPIEPSEFKAVAIDAALKANKWIRQIGSYRTQSADHPITSKGTEYLKCLFFKVDEF
- the nadA gene encoding quinolinate synthase encodes the protein MSDIVQRINQLKKEKNAIILAHNYQPEEIQRIADFVGDSLELCIKAKETRADIIVFCGVDFMAETAKILNSDKKVLIPEIKDIECPMAHQLPADVVKKAKEKHPDAMVVVYVNTLAETKALADATCTSANADKVVNFLDCEKVLFGPDRNLAYFVSKRTDKKIIPIPEDGHCYVHKKFTLEDVKRVRKEYPNAELLVHPECNPEVQDSADYILSTSGMIRHVLNSDKKKFIIGTEVELITRIKLELEKTGEEKVLIPLREDAICDPMKRITLEKVERCLKEEKYEITLDEEIIKKARVAIERMLSAKL
- the rimI gene encoding ribosomal protein S18-alanine N-acetyltransferase, with the protein product MIGIRRFRLEDLDRVEEIEKQSFKKIYPRFLLIHLYTNFPDGFIVAEIDGHIVGYIIGTIEWGNGHIISIAVDRKFRNRGIGSILIEYLEKYFFERCNVKYIVLEVRVSNKKARMFYYKRGYVDKRFLPKYYDDGEDAILMVKKRKDLKTNYPITISMW
- a CDS encoding methanogenesis marker 7 protein, whose translation is MYEIVRYEGGVYKNNILKEWIEDIGGFVIQEHVMQLDVYMTVALPQSEIEAFKEEAKKYKGKVVETPLAGIEIAVVAPSLSRHHLPHTACDISEYVRRFGAKPNMIGLAHGAGKNISRISEREKKLIEEHDVAIYVMGNFENCIKDKTHLFDVDIPVVVTGGPEELDIPYPYVGNLGRRAHRLRHGEETRALRKMVDVVTDLINERRRELSYDPPIVPPVVVKDEIEKRVEEVFNILSPMPIVTQLDGLRIKMDYDKYKDKIANVKVGNYVLKDIAYITRSMMKNYILVKIKPKSEVEFELNK
- a CDS encoding carbohydrate kinase family protein, with the translated sequence MDEDSFNSKKNKIVSVGHIALDYIFNVEKFPEPNTSIQIPSARKYYGGAACNVAVGVAKLGLSSGIVSCVGYDFKNSGYERYLKNFGVDISQIYHSEEEETPKAWIFTDKDNNQITFFLWGAAKHYKELNPPLFGSEIVHLATGDPKFNVKCAEKAKKNNILVSFDPGQDLPLYDKETMEKVIENTNFLFMNKHEFERILKLLNTNLESLMNKVDVLVVTHGKDGSIIYTKDEEIKIPSIKAKKVVDPTGAGDSYRAGFLTGYVRGYNLKECGLIGSCVASFVIEKKGCQTNLPSWDDVVERLKREGYVLEF
- a CDS encoding 7-cyano-7-deazaguanine synthase; this translates as MEEIIKEIRLNTSKKALKLIKEKNLIDLDVYDNLMNLLNRRIKGEKFYRFDVRHKPTCVVAFSGGVDSSASAIISKSIFDVVGVTVYSKYIMHEEVKNHIKNLSKKLDIKHEFIDINMDEIAKDVEDGRYHPCGRCHKAVEEAVINYAKNKGIKFVIFGDLLSVGYLSIIPMDDGLIRINMPAFLSLTKNENRKILRQNNIEIKLPYGCPLVKKAHKHRHMKKFTIQRILREVRAQVVDKDEGLKNILDILNL
- a CDS encoding CBS domain-containing protein, which codes for MFFKKLSTIERIYNIGLELEHLDEIFEKITKFLIEFEEDIIKTYASSVLNEITVENIMTKDVLTVPEDMNLEKFEKHIREHKHLGYPVVDENDNILGIVTFNDLKKIGKELFKKFKVKDVMTPESKLVTVSPKTSAADVQKIMWKNDIGRILVVDDKNNLLGIVTKSDLLRASVILLNEMPKITECKHITNFYFYDRDASKINKLADDMVVLLGARGYIVSEKEGYIEILTRDWEPLAKIMKSKNKIEHITITTKTLNLIDEKIAKEVINLIEKYAFEEIIITDHITLINERSSIIRVITDITSFRDSKKTFGTVTIRIDF
- a CDS encoding DUF2209 family protein: MKVLGIDVSGRHDVYGKFLRLYAGILAEISADRVIHVEKIEVYYSESSTQTPKDIIKEVKELMGKIKGNYDYIVCEKGEFFKIPKEHVSSLLGKEVIHPKTLGELELVNIAHHVSYSCRKLLLRELELNNLESK
- a CDS encoding 2,3-bisphosphoglycerate-independent phosphoglycerate mutase, with protein sequence MKAVIFIIDGLGDRPNKEGNTPLKEANTPTMDKIAKEGICGIMNAVDIGVRPGSDTSHLAILGYNPYEVYTGRGPFEACGVGIDVKEGDIAFRCNFATVDENFVVLDRRAGRIKETEELARELDGLEIDGVKVIFKQSGGYRAALVLRGDGLSDKITDADPKKEGRKVKMIEPLDDSEEAKRTAEILNKLLKIAYEKLNNHPINEERRKKGLPVANMILPRGAGKVPYVQKFEERYGLKGACIAGTGLIKGIAKMAGLDLIEVEGATGTPETNFMGKAKALVEALKEYDFILINVKGADEAGHDGDYETKKIVIEKIDEMLKYFIENVDKDEVYLVLTGDHSTPIEEKDHSADPIPIVIWGRSVRTDDVEKFDEFSTYKGGLGWIKGKYIMPILMDLMGLANKYGA
- the hisA gene encoding 1-(5-phosphoribosyl)-5-[(5-phosphoribosylamino)methylideneamino]imidazole-4-carboxamide isomerase, encoding MNIIPAVDIKDQKCVQLIQGDPSKKHIELDNPVEVAKRWEEEGAKMLHLVDLDGAFEGKRKNREILKKIIEEVNIPVEIGGGIRTIEDAMELINIGAERIIIGTIAIQNPNFVEELSKRLDSKKIMVALDAKDGYVVIKGWKEKTKYTPVEIGKILQEKGAGSILFTNVNVEGLLKGIDVNPIKELVDSLDIPVVASGGVTSIDDLIKLKDCGVEGVVIGSALYKGLIDLKEAIKVVEGR